A genome region from Sphingobacteriaceae bacterium GW460-11-11-14-LB5 includes the following:
- a CDS encoding radical SAM protein — MANTRDYIYYDYTKSLCPECLQLCDAKIVFQDAKVFMLKNCRTHGDSKVMIADDVEYYKQIRNYNKQSEMPLKFNTKVHYGCPYDCGLCTDHEQHSCLTVIEVTDRCNLACPTCYAMSSPSYGRHRTLAEIERMMDVVVANEGEPDVVQLSGGEPTVHPEFFKILDLAKTKPIKHLMVNTNGIRIAKDINFVEKLASYMPDFEIYLQFDSFSAEVLTKLRGEDLTEVRRKAIDHLNQFNVSTTLVVTLQNGLNDHEIGDILDYALKQKCVRGVTFQPTQVAGRNDDYNDQQGRITLTEVRRKIYEQYPIFTPQDLIPVPCNPDALCMAYALKIGDEVIPMTHLINPEDLLNNSKNTIVFEHDEKLKEHMLNLFSTGVSVDCAEDTFGELMCCLPRVKSDSLSYDNLFRIIIMNFMDPLDFDVRAVKKSCVHIVSDKYKMVPFETMNIFYRDNKIDLIREKLNMN; from the coding sequence ATGGCCAATACCAGAGATTATATATACTACGATTATACCAAAAGTCTTTGTCCGGAATGTTTACAGCTTTGCGATGCAAAAATTGTTTTTCAGGACGCTAAGGTGTTTATGCTGAAAAACTGCAGGACGCATGGCGATAGCAAAGTAATGATCGCCGATGATGTAGAATATTACAAACAGATCCGGAATTACAATAAACAATCCGAAATGCCGCTTAAGTTTAATACCAAAGTGCATTACGGTTGCCCTTACGATTGCGGTTTATGTACCGATCATGAACAGCATTCATGTCTTACTGTAATAGAAGTTACCGATCGTTGCAATCTTGCCTGCCCTACCTGTTATGCCATGTCTTCGCCAAGTTATGGCAGACATAGAACTTTGGCTGAAATAGAACGGATGATGGATGTGGTGGTGGCCAACGAGGGTGAGCCCGATGTAGTTCAACTCTCAGGCGGAGAACCAACGGTACACCCCGAATTTTTTAAGATTTTAGATCTTGCCAAAACCAAACCCATTAAACACTTAATGGTAAATACCAACGGTATCAGGATTGCAAAGGATATTAATTTTGTCGAGAAACTGGCCAGTTATATGCCCGATTTTGAAATCTACCTACAGTTTGACAGTTTCAGTGCAGAAGTTTTAACCAAATTACGAGGCGAAGACCTTACTGAGGTACGGAGAAAAGCCATCGATCACCTCAATCAGTTTAATGTATCCACAACTTTGGTGGTTACTTTACAGAATGGATTGAACGATCATGAAATCGGTGATATATTGGATTATGCCCTTAAGCAGAAATGTGTTCGTGGGGTTACTTTCCAGCCTACTCAGGTGGCGGGAAGAAATGATGATTATAATGATCAACAGGGAAGGATCACCTTAACTGAGGTGCGCAGGAAAATTTATGAGCAATATCCAATCTTTACCCCGCAGGATTTAATCCCGGTGCCATGCAATCCCGATGCCTTGTGTATGGCCTATGCCTTAAAAATTGGCGATGAGGTGATCCCGATGACACATCTGATCAATCCGGAAGATTTACTCAACAATTCGAAAAACACCATCGTTTTCGAACATGATGAGAAATTGAAAGAACACATGCTTAACTTGTTTAGCACAGGTGTTTCAGTTGATTGTGCAGAAGATACCTTCGGCGAATTGATGTGCTGCCTGCCACGGGTAAAATCGGATAGTTTAAGTTATGATAATTTATTCCGGATCATCATCATGAATTTTATGGACCCGCTGGATTTTGATGTGCGTGCGGTTAAAAAATCCTGTGTGCACATTGTGAGCGATAAATACAAAATGGTACCCTTTGAAACCATGAATATTTTTTACCGCGACAATAAAATTGATCTGATCAGGGAAAAGTTAAATATGAACTAA
- a CDS encoding phenylalanine--tRNA ligase subunit beta — MKISYNWLKQFVQIDKTPQELSLILTNVGLEVESVEKVQPVVGGLEGLVIGEVLTCVQHPNADRLRITTVNVGAKENLQIVCGAPNVGAGQKVVVATVGTTVYPLEGEPFKIKESKIRGELSQGMICAEDEIGLGKSHDGIMILAGDTEIGIPAKEHFKMDDDFVFEIGLTPNRADAASHLGVARDLAAYFRSEYEMPDLLAFKTDNENLVIPVEVEDLAACPRYSSLTLSGVTVKESPEWLKDKLKVIGLRPINNVVDITNYVLHGLGQPLHAFDADKITGGKVIVKKVAEGTPFVTLDDVERKLNADDLMICNAEAPMCIAGVFGGKSSGVDASTKNIFLESAYFNSVSVRKTSKRHGLKTDASFRFERGTDPEITVTALKYAALLIKELAGGEISSSVSDIYPSHIKPFEFEVSYSNINKLIGANIPSAEIKHIITALGISATNTSDDTLALRVPSFKVDVTRECDITEEVLRIYGYNNIEIPSKVNASLSYSIKPEKENTHNVIADMLTSNGYAEIMCNSLTKSAYSKNLDEAVFILNPLSSDLNVMRQNLLMPALESVAYNQNRKNADVKFYEFGKTYHLINEQYVERPRLLLLISGAKQSEQWNHNAKPATFYNLKSAVDAIISRLGIASYQSDVLNDENFAYGIKYFRGDKSLVSFGAVSKADRKVADVNAEVFYADFDWAALLDIVRKNKIVNKEVSKYPQVRRDLSLLIDQAVTFDTLKSIAFKTDKKLIKEVGVFDVYVGDKLPEGKKSYALNFILQDEEQTLTDKQIENTMQKLIANLTAQAGAEIRK, encoded by the coding sequence ATGAAAATATCATATAACTGGTTAAAACAATTCGTACAGATCGATAAAACACCTCAGGAACTTTCGTTAATCCTTACCAATGTTGGGTTAGAAGTAGAAAGTGTAGAAAAAGTGCAGCCTGTTGTGGGTGGCTTAGAGGGATTGGTTATTGGCGAAGTATTAACTTGTGTTCAGCATCCCAATGCCGATCGTTTGCGCATTACTACGGTAAATGTTGGTGCTAAAGAAAACCTTCAGATTGTTTGCGGTGCGCCAAATGTAGGTGCTGGTCAAAAAGTGGTAGTGGCAACAGTGGGTACAACCGTATATCCATTAGAAGGTGAGCCTTTTAAAATAAAAGAATCCAAAATAAGGGGAGAACTTTCTCAGGGCATGATCTGTGCCGAAGATGAAATTGGTTTAGGTAAATCTCATGATGGGATTATGATCCTTGCCGGGGATACCGAAATTGGGATTCCTGCAAAAGAGCATTTCAAAATGGATGATGATTTTGTTTTCGAAATCGGATTAACACCAAACCGTGCTGATGCGGCTTCGCATTTAGGGGTGGCCAGAGATTTAGCTGCTTATTTCAGAAGCGAATATGAAATGCCTGATCTTTTAGCTTTTAAAACGGATAACGAAAACCTGGTTATTCCGGTAGAAGTAGAAGATTTAGCAGCTTGTCCACGTTACAGCAGCTTAACACTTTCTGGCGTTACCGTGAAAGAATCGCCAGAGTGGTTAAAAGATAAATTAAAGGTAATTGGTTTACGTCCCATCAATAATGTGGTTGATATTACCAATTATGTGCTTCATGGTTTAGGGCAGCCTTTGCATGCTTTCGATGCCGATAAAATTACCGGTGGAAAAGTAATCGTGAAAAAAGTTGCTGAAGGAACACCATTTGTAACACTTGATGATGTGGAACGTAAGTTAAATGCAGATGATTTAATGATCTGCAATGCTGAAGCACCAATGTGTATTGCGGGTGTTTTCGGTGGAAAATCTTCAGGAGTTGATGCCAGTACCAAAAATATTTTCTTAGAAAGTGCTTACTTTAATTCGGTTTCTGTACGTAAAACATCGAAAAGACATGGCTTAAAAACCGATGCCTCTTTCCGTTTTGAGCGTGGTACCGATCCTGAAATTACAGTTACGGCTTTAAAATATGCGGCTTTATTAATTAAAGAACTGGCAGGCGGAGAAATTTCTTCATCAGTTTCTGATATTTATCCAAGTCATATCAAGCCTTTCGAGTTTGAGGTAAGTTATAGCAACATCAATAAATTAATTGGCGCAAATATTCCATCAGCAGAGATTAAACACATTATTACGGCATTGGGTATATCGGCAACCAATACATCTGATGATACTTTGGCTTTAAGAGTTCCATCATTTAAAGTAGATGTTACCCGCGAATGCGACATTACAGAAGAAGTATTGCGTATTTACGGCTATAACAATATCGAAATTCCATCAAAGGTAAATGCATCGCTTTCTTACAGCATTAAACCTGAAAAAGAAAATACGCATAACGTAATTGCAGATATGCTTACTTCGAATGGTTATGCAGAAATTATGTGTAACTCGTTGACTAAATCGGCTTATTCGAAAAATTTAGACGAGGCGGTATTTATTTTAAACCCTTTAAGCAGCGATTTAAATGTGATGCGCCAGAATTTGTTGATGCCGGCATTAGAAAGCGTAGCTTATAACCAAAACCGTAAAAATGCTGATGTTAAGTTTTACGAATTCGGTAAAACCTATCATTTAATTAATGAGCAGTATGTAGAGCGTCCCAGGTTATTGTTGTTGATTTCAGGTGCAAAACAAAGCGAGCAATGGAATCATAATGCTAAACCAGCAACTTTCTATAATTTAAAATCGGCAGTTGATGCCATTATTTCGCGTTTAGGCATTGCAAGCTATCAATCTGATGTTTTAAATGATGAAAACTTTGCTTATGGCATTAAATATTTCCGTGGAGATAAATCCCTGGTAAGCTTTGGTGCTGTATCAAAAGCCGACCGTAAAGTAGCTGATGTAAACGCAGAGGTTTTTTATGCTGATTTTGATTGGGCTGCCTTGCTGGATATTGTGAGGAAAAATAAAATCGTAAACAAAGAGGTTTCTAAGTACCCGCAAGTGCGCAGGGATTTATCTTTATTGATCGATCAGGCCGTAACTTTCGATACTTTAAAAAGCATTGCTTTCAAAACCGATAAAAAGCTGATCAAAGAGGTTGGTGTGTTTGATGTGTATGTTGGCGATAAATTACCTGAGGGTAAAAAATCGTATGCCTTGAATTTCATTTTGCAGGATGAGGAACAAACCTTAACCGATAAGCAGATCGAAAATACAATGCAGAAACTAATCGCGAATTTAACGGCACAAGCTGGTGCAGAAATTAGGAAATAA
- a CDS encoding cell division protein ZapA, whose amino-acid sequence MGEISIKITISDRIYPLKVNMEEEEIVRRAAKMINERIKDYQDNYAVRDKQDLLSMAVLHYATAVLRTENKVQSQDTAVADKVEELDVLLSNFFSK is encoded by the coding sequence ATGGGAGAAATCTCGATTAAAATAACCATTTCCGACCGTATTTATCCGCTAAAGGTGAATATGGAAGAGGAAGAAATTGTGAGACGGGCAGCAAAAATGATCAACGAGCGCATAAAGGATTATCAGGATAATTATGCGGTTAGAGATAAGCAGGATCTTCTTTCTATGGCTGTGTTGCACTATGCAACAGCTGTATTGAGAACAGAAAATAAAGTACAAAGCCAGGATACTGCTGTTGCCGATAAAGTTGAAGAATTGGATGTTTTACTCAGTAATTTCTTTTCAAAATAA
- a CDS encoding ribonuclease Y encodes MEIVEILGYVFAVIAGIAIGVVVGRFLLRNLLKQQEVAAQNKVKKILKDAENNAEILKKNKLLEAKEKFLQMKAEHEQEVNAKNNNINQRENTMKQKEQSVNQRMENFNKKEQELDKHKSNLEKQTELAVKKQEEVEVLKNQHLKQLETIAGLSAEEAKEQLVENLKQEARTQAMMQVKDIVDEAKLTASKEAKKVVIQTIQRTATEAAIENSVSIFHIESDEIKGRVIGREGRNIRALEAATGIEIIVDDTPEAIILSGFDPVRREIARLALHRLVTDGRIHPARIEEIVAKTKKQIEDEIVEIGERTVIDLGIHGLHPELIRMVGRMRYRSSYGQNLLHHSREVANFCATMAAELGLNAKMAKRAGLLHDIGKVPDDNPELPHAILGMQLAEKYKEHPEICNAIGAHHDEIEMTSMISPIVQACDAISGARPGARREVVESYIKRLKDLEELALSYPGVEKTFAIQAGRELRVIVESERITDAQAELLAADISTRIQTEMTYPGQIKVTVIRETRSVAFAK; translated from the coding sequence ATGGAAATAGTTGAAATATTAGGATACGTATTTGCCGTAATAGCGGGTATAGCTATCGGAGTAGTGGTAGGAAGATTCCTCCTGCGTAACTTGCTTAAACAGCAGGAAGTTGCTGCACAGAACAAAGTGAAGAAGATTTTAAAAGATGCAGAGAACAATGCAGAAATTTTAAAAAAGAATAAACTTTTAGAAGCAAAAGAGAAGTTTTTGCAAATGAAAGCCGAGCATGAACAAGAAGTGAATGCGAAAAACAATAACATTAACCAGCGCGAAAATACCATGAAGCAGAAAGAGCAATCGGTAAATCAGCGTATGGAGAACTTCAATAAAAAAGAGCAGGAACTCGATAAGCATAAAAGCAACCTCGAAAAGCAAACTGAACTGGCTGTTAAAAAACAGGAAGAAGTAGAAGTGCTTAAGAATCAGCATCTAAAACAATTAGAAACCATTGCTGGTCTTTCTGCTGAAGAAGCTAAAGAGCAATTGGTAGAAAATCTGAAACAGGAAGCCCGTACACAAGCAATGATGCAGGTGAAGGATATTGTTGATGAGGCAAAATTAACCGCCAGTAAAGAGGCTAAAAAAGTGGTGATCCAAACCATTCAGCGTACCGCTACTGAAGCTGCAATTGAAAATTCGGTTTCTATTTTCCATATCGAAAGTGATGAGATTAAAGGTCGCGTTATTGGTAGGGAAGGTAGAAATATCCGTGCGCTAGAAGCCGCTACCGGTATTGAGATTATTGTGGATGATACACCAGAGGCAATTATTTTATCAGGTTTCGATCCGGTAAGAAGAGAAATTGCCCGTTTGGCTTTACACCGTTTGGTAACAGATGGTCGTATCCACCCGGCACGTATTGAAGAAATTGTAGCCAAAACCAAAAAACAGATCGAAGATGAGATTGTAGAAATTGGTGAACGTACTGTGATCGATTTAGGTATTCATGGCTTACACCCTGAGTTAATCCGTATGGTTGGCCGTATGCGTTACCGTTCATCTTACGGACAAAACCTGTTACATCACTCTCGTGAGGTAGCTAATTTTTGTGCAACCATGGCAGCAGAGCTTGGCTTAAATGCTAAAATGGCCAAACGTGCAGGATTATTACACGATATTGGTAAAGTGCCAGATGATAACCCTGAATTGCCACACGCCATTTTAGGAATGCAATTGGCCGAAAAATATAAGGAGCATCCTGAAATTTGTAATGCTATTGGTGCCCACCACGATGAAATTGAGATGACTTCGATGATCTCGCCAATCGTTCAGGCTTGTGATGCGATCTCTGGCGCACGCCCGGGTGCACGTCGCGAGGTGGTAGAAAGTTATATTAAACGCCTTAAAGATTTGGAAGAACTGGCTTTATCTTATCCTGGTGTTGAAAAAACCTTTGCTATTCAGGCTGGTAGAGAATTACGTGTGATTGTAGAAAGCGAACGCATTACAGATGCGCAGGCAGAACTTTTAGCTGCTGATATTTCGACCCGTATTCAAACCGAAATGACTTATCCTGGTCAGATTAAGGTTACGGTAATCAGAGAAACCCGTTCAGTAGCATTTGCAAAATAG